From one Streptomyces sp. NBC_00539 genomic stretch:
- a CDS encoding TnsA-like heteromeric transposase endonuclease subunit, producing MLQRPWRAAIGELRLMECAMVRGFPLRRGRRLAPGWWWSATTGRLVGYGSAAMRDAVMMLDQNPQVAGMVSRPLEFVWEERGRIVTHAPDLAVSMADGGIRLVDCPGSGGPSARLVGRARVVGACARDAGWEHLFADTADPVVLANARWLSVYRHPRCSVTIPASRLRAAFAKPTTLGEGALRLGDPIATLPAVYHGLWNDLLSMAWDRPLSEETPVTAVPTGRRKELEQ from the coding sequence ATGCTCCAGAGGCCGTGGCGGGCAGCCATCGGGGAGCTGCGCCTCATGGAGTGCGCGATGGTGCGTGGTTTCCCGCTGCGGCGGGGGCGGCGGTTGGCTCCGGGGTGGTGGTGGTCAGCGACCACCGGCCGTCTGGTGGGGTACGGGAGCGCGGCTATGCGGGACGCGGTCATGATGCTGGATCAGAATCCGCAGGTGGCGGGCATGGTGAGCCGTCCCCTGGAGTTCGTGTGGGAGGAGCGGGGGCGGATCGTCACCCACGCCCCTGACCTGGCCGTGAGCATGGCTGACGGGGGCATTCGTCTTGTGGACTGCCCCGGGAGCGGCGGACCGTCCGCACGGCTCGTTGGCCGGGCGCGGGTGGTCGGGGCGTGTGCTCGGGACGCGGGCTGGGAGCACCTGTTCGCGGACACCGCGGATCCGGTCGTTCTGGCCAATGCGCGCTGGCTGTCGGTCTACCGGCATCCGCGGTGTTCGGTGACTATCCCCGCCTCCCGGCTGCGCGCAGCGTTCGCCAAGCCCACCACGTTGGGCGAGGGTGCACTCCGGCTCGGAGACCCGATCGCCACACTGCCGGCCGTCTACCACGGGCTCTGGAACGACCTGCTGAGCATGGCCTGGGACCGCCCCCTGAGCGAGGAGACCCCCGTGACCGCCGTGCCAACCGGTCGGCGGAAGGAGCTGGAGCAGTGA
- a CDS encoding transposase has translation MKRPVDVVEVGDRIRFDGGVHVLAGLDGPRCRLVAEEGSRVQVLLLTQVLGAQDFAVLEPRRPGRSRVPVHGPLDGLEPAVREKALAWERHILEVETGHIGPHRDWPSRPGYDPAVYGLAEREATKAAELTAAGEQVSVATVRRMRARYREQGVWGLVDGRLTRERSAFGRADPRVVAAIKRALEEQQGRSTGTLSRLRRQVGWLLEDAHGPGTVAVPPVATFNRLVRSVAEQEQLALTAAGHRRRASRPVPVFTPTVATLPGELVMMDSTLLDVMVMCEDGQARRPELTMAVDVATRSITAAVLRPKGTKAVDAAVLLAQTLVPQSMRPDWPEYLSMAASIIPYTRLASIDARVQGAAARPVIRPSTVVIDQGKVFVSRCFLAAAEHLGISVQPCPPASGYAKGHVERGFGAIGTLFAQYVAGYTGNHLAARGSSVEDEACWTLPQLQDLLDEWIVCGWQERRHERLRHPLMPRLTLTPNEMWAALTGIAGHVPVPLTGADWTELLPSRRCAITDEGIRFEHRTYDGPALNGHRHPSTAADGKWEVHHNPYEPWRCWVRLPDGWAQADWIHRGLVSQPFTDTTWRHIRSVVARRADRAEHEEHLARRLDELLRRAHTGAGGSSAAGIASVPGQRTGATRTRRRTADTDPPNGAAEQLPPADGDTCITSDSDAAGAAVSARAWNIFDAHQEAQQW, from the coding sequence GTGAAACGTCCGGTAGACGTCGTGGAAGTCGGGGACCGGATCCGGTTCGACGGTGGCGTCCACGTCCTGGCCGGTCTGGACGGGCCGCGCTGCCGACTGGTCGCCGAGGAGGGCTCCAGAGTGCAGGTGCTGCTGCTCACCCAAGTACTCGGTGCGCAGGACTTCGCCGTCCTGGAACCCCGCCGGCCCGGGCGGTCGCGTGTTCCGGTACACGGCCCGCTGGACGGGCTTGAGCCCGCGGTCCGGGAGAAGGCCCTGGCCTGGGAGCGGCACATCCTGGAGGTCGAGACTGGGCACATCGGGCCCCACCGGGACTGGCCGTCTCGACCCGGGTACGACCCGGCCGTGTACGGGCTTGCCGAGCGCGAGGCGACCAAGGCCGCCGAGCTGACCGCGGCCGGAGAGCAGGTCAGCGTGGCCACCGTGCGCCGGATGCGAGCCCGCTACCGCGAGCAGGGGGTGTGGGGTCTCGTGGACGGTCGCCTGACGCGGGAGCGGTCCGCGTTCGGGCGGGCCGATCCGCGGGTGGTGGCCGCGATCAAGCGGGCGCTGGAGGAGCAGCAGGGGCGTTCGACGGGGACGTTGAGCCGGCTGCGGCGCCAGGTGGGATGGTTACTCGAAGACGCCCACGGGCCCGGAACAGTGGCGGTGCCGCCGGTGGCCACGTTCAACCGGCTGGTGCGCTCCGTCGCCGAGCAGGAACAGCTCGCGCTGACAGCCGCCGGCCATCGGCGGCGGGCATCCCGGCCGGTGCCGGTGTTCACTCCGACGGTCGCGACGCTGCCTGGGGAACTGGTGATGATGGACAGCACCCTGCTGGACGTGATGGTCATGTGCGAGGACGGCCAGGCGCGGCGGCCGGAGCTGACGATGGCGGTGGACGTGGCAACCCGCAGCATCACCGCGGCCGTTCTGCGCCCGAAAGGCACCAAGGCAGTGGACGCGGCCGTGTTGCTGGCACAGACACTGGTGCCGCAGTCGATGCGGCCCGACTGGCCCGAGTACCTGTCCATGGCCGCTTCCATCATCCCCTACACGCGGCTCGCCTCCATCGACGCCCGCGTGCAGGGGGCCGCGGCCAGGCCGGTGATCCGGCCCTCAACCGTGGTCATCGACCAGGGCAAGGTGTTCGTCTCCCGCTGCTTCCTCGCCGCCGCCGAGCACCTGGGGATCTCGGTCCAGCCCTGCCCGCCCGCGTCCGGGTACGCCAAGGGGCATGTGGAGCGCGGCTTCGGGGCGATCGGCACGCTGTTCGCGCAGTACGTCGCCGGATACACCGGAAACCACCTCGCGGCGCGCGGCAGCAGCGTGGAGGACGAGGCGTGCTGGACCCTGCCCCAGCTGCAGGACCTGCTGGACGAGTGGATCGTCTGCGGATGGCAGGAACGCCGCCACGAGCGGCTACGGCACCCGCTCATGCCCCGCCTGACCCTCACCCCCAACGAGATGTGGGCCGCGCTCACCGGCATCGCCGGACACGTACCCGTCCCCCTGACAGGCGCCGACTGGACCGAACTGCTGCCATCCCGGCGCTGCGCGATCACAGACGAAGGCATCCGATTCGAACACCGCACCTACGACGGCCCCGCACTCAACGGACACCGGCACCCCTCCACCGCCGCGGACGGCAAATGGGAGGTCCACCACAACCCCTACGAGCCGTGGCGGTGCTGGGTCAGGCTCCCCGACGGCTGGGCGCAGGCCGACTGGATCCACCGAGGGTTGGTATCGCAGCCGTTCACCGACACCACCTGGCGGCACATCCGCAGCGTGGTGGCACGGCGCGCAGACCGGGCCGAACACGAAGAACACCTCGCCCGCCGCCTGGACGAACTCCTGCGCCGCGCCCACACAGGCGCCGGGGGCTCGAGCGCCGCCGGTATCGCCAGCGTCCCGGGCCAGCGGACAGGAGCCACGCGCACACGGCGACGGACTGCGGACACGGACCCGCCGAACGGCGCCGCCGAGCAGTTGCCGCCCGCGGACGGGGACACCTGCATCACCTCCGACTCGGATGCCGCCGGCGCCGCGGTATCGGCCAGGGCGTGGAACATCTTCGACGCGCACCAGGAGGCACAGCAGTGGTGA
- a CDS encoding TniB family NTP-binding protein has product MVTDADQETHDDPYASPSTWREWTRFVDTEPPCLPGTGPWNAEERLDYHSRFVILSTPIMAKISLTLRRLMILNRRHNGTARRGLLISGPPTTGKTTTLQQLGRSFHLADRARHGGLDERLPVVFLSVPPAATPKMLVSELARFLDLPITTSMNQARITDIVCATLHQLGTRLVLVDDVHLLNTRTRNGAETSDQMKHLSERIPATFVYAGVALDASPLLTGVRGTQIAGRFKTVRNPPLPHGSPAQRTAWEGLIQGMDQALRLEAHHKGALVRHAPYLHHRTGGRIGSLSALVREAAIAAILDGTEKITKQLLNDIDLDELAEHTPGTQRRR; this is encoded by the coding sequence GTGGTGACGGACGCCGACCAAGAGACGCACGACGATCCGTACGCGTCACCAAGTACCTGGCGCGAGTGGACACGGTTCGTCGACACCGAACCACCATGTCTGCCCGGGACCGGCCCCTGGAACGCCGAGGAACGCCTGGACTACCACTCCCGATTCGTAATCCTGTCCACCCCCATCATGGCCAAGATCTCCCTCACCCTGCGCCGGCTGATGATCCTCAACCGGCGGCACAACGGCACCGCCCGGCGAGGGCTGCTGATCTCCGGGCCACCGACCACCGGAAAGACCACCACCCTGCAGCAGCTCGGCCGGTCCTTCCACCTCGCCGACCGCGCCCGCCACGGCGGCCTCGACGAGCGCCTGCCAGTGGTGTTCCTGTCCGTCCCACCGGCCGCGACCCCGAAGATGCTCGTATCCGAACTGGCCCGATTCCTCGACCTGCCCATCACCACAAGCATGAACCAGGCCCGCATCACCGACATCGTCTGCGCCACCCTGCACCAGCTCGGCACCCGGCTCGTCCTGGTCGACGACGTCCACCTCCTCAACACCCGGACCCGCAACGGCGCCGAGACCTCCGACCAGATGAAACACCTCAGCGAACGCATCCCCGCGACGTTCGTCTACGCGGGCGTCGCCCTCGACGCCTCACCCCTGCTGACCGGAGTCCGCGGCACCCAGATCGCCGGCCGCTTCAAGACCGTCCGCAACCCTCCCCTGCCACACGGCAGCCCCGCCCAGCGCACAGCCTGGGAAGGACTGATCCAGGGCATGGACCAGGCGCTGCGACTGGAAGCCCACCACAAGGGCGCACTGGTCCGGCACGCCCCCTATCTCCACCACCGCACCGGCGGCCGCATCGGAAGCTTGTCCGCCCTCGTACGGGAAGCAGCGATCGCCGCCATCCTCGACGGCACCGAGAAGATCACCAAGCAGCTCCTCAACGACATCGACCTCGACGAACTCGCCGAACACACCCCCGGCACCCAAAGGCGGCGCTGA